The Paenibacillus sp. BIC5C1 DNA segment GCAGTAGGCGCAGTCCAATTGATCTTTTGCGAACACCACTACCCAGCCGCCTCTGTCCGGCTTGTCCCTGATGTCCATCGATATCCGTACTTGAAGGGGATGTCACCCTAACCGAATCCGCGATAGACTCCCCAATAGATACCGTACCTGAGACAGCTGCCGTCGCACCCTCCTCACCTTTGCGGCTTACCACCACACTTTCATTCATCATGCAGCACGCCCTCCCTTGCCCCTGAATTCGGGCTGCCATGGGGTTAGCCAGCGCTCAGCAAGGCTGATGGCAAGATACGAGATGAGTCCAATGCCAATGCTGAGCATGATGGTCGCCCAGAACATGCCAATTTGGGCACTGCCATAATACAAGGAACTGACCATCAGTACACCAAGTCCATCCGGGGCTCCCATTAGCTCCACCACAATGGAAGAGGTGACTGCAAGTGGAGCAGCTATTTTCATACCGGAAAACAGACCGGGCAGCGCTGAGGGCAGCAGACATTTGATATAACGCGCAGGCAGGGAAGCTCCACAGGAACGCATAAGCTCCAGATGCTCCGGTGCTGCACTTTTTAATCCTTTGAGTGTGTGGATGATAATCGGGAAGAACGTAACGTAAGCCGCCATTATAATTCGGGCCCACTCGGCGTTATGGATGATGCCATAGACAATGGGCGCAAGACCGATTACGGGCACCATCTGGGAAGAGATGACATA contains these protein-coding regions:
- a CDS encoding ABC transporter permease → MIQSMFLHTNKLGFRSWVVIWILSVLLLWEGIAWILHLFMSPQQAASRLPYLHEVLAALFRYSGTLAEQGAVTFGNAAIGFAGGTVLGLLLALLMSVAAWVERTLSPYVISSQMVPVIGLAPIVYGIIHNAEWARIIMAAYVTFFPIIIHTLKGLKSAAPEHLELMRSCGASLPARYIKCLLPSALPGLFSGMKIAAPLAVTSSIVVELMGAPDGLGVLMVSSLYYGSAQIGMFWATIMLSIGIGLISYLAISLAERWLTPWQPEFRGKGGRAA